The following proteins are encoded in a genomic region of Desulfomicrobium escambiense DSM 10707:
- a CDS encoding ATP-dependent helicase translates to MRIDYENDLNPAQYEAATTLDGPVLVIAGAGSGKTRTVVYRLARLVESGVSPFEILLLTFTRKASSEMLHRAEALLGHQGLGGVRGGTFHGFAYSLLKQYAGLLGFERGATVMDRGDGEDILGQAKDRLRVGRGDRKFPKRATILGLYSKSRNKELPLSQVLRQEAYHLGTYEDDLTRLIEEYERIKAECGLLDYDDLLFLLERLLNDHQHVREAVTSSISHIMVDEYQDTNLVQARLVRLLTKPGDERPNVMAVGDDAQSIYAFRGANVKNILDFPKTFPGARVVKLEQNYRSTQPILELTNAILDGFREKFCKRLFSERTDSRLPEHVLPFSDRSQARLVTAKIAELARTHPLDQIAVLFRAGYQSYHVEVELNKIALPFRKYGGIKFSEAAHIKDVLACLRLGLNASDLPAWQRVLGNVPGIGPKSAQKIHHAAMINDQAFLKAQRTKKPELDELLRVLDTLRTQVMRPSTAITFVLDYYLPVMKERFPDDYPRREAGLEELTQIALGYDDIPSFLGDLSLDSPDAEEARGQAVTLSTVHSAKGLEWDAVLVIDLVEDRFPSRHAMNDNDDFEEERRLLYVACTRARDSLTLFSPETLYSRELAATTPARISPFLQDIPAHLLSRYREQFTGGVGLQTTPSPRTPLRPQTTPTPSTCAEDFPGQEPPRARPEGHTPVQGTYARHKIFGRGKVVQRVEPNKYKINFPGFGLKLIIEDFVELE, encoded by the coding sequence ATGCGCATCGACTACGAAAACGATCTCAACCCGGCCCAGTACGAGGCCGCCACCACCCTGGACGGACCGGTCCTGGTCATCGCCGGCGCTGGCTCGGGCAAGACCCGCACCGTGGTCTACCGCCTGGCGCGTCTGGTGGAGTCCGGCGTCTCCCCCTTTGAAATCCTGCTGCTGACCTTCACCCGCAAGGCCTCGTCGGAAATGCTGCACCGCGCCGAGGCGCTCCTGGGCCACCAGGGTCTGGGCGGCGTTCGCGGCGGCACCTTCCACGGCTTCGCCTACTCCCTGCTCAAGCAGTACGCGGGCCTGCTGGGCTTCGAACGCGGCGCCACGGTCATGGACCGCGGCGACGGCGAGGACATCCTGGGCCAGGCCAAGGACCGCCTGCGCGTCGGCCGCGGGGACCGCAAGTTTCCCAAGCGGGCCACGATCCTGGGCCTGTACAGCAAGAGCCGCAACAAGGAGCTGCCCCTGTCCCAAGTCCTGCGCCAGGAGGCGTACCACCTCGGCACCTACGAGGACGACCTGACCCGGCTCATCGAGGAGTACGAGCGCATCAAGGCCGAATGCGGCCTGCTGGACTACGACGACCTGCTCTTCCTGCTGGAACGGCTGCTCAACGACCACCAGCACGTGCGCGAGGCCGTGACCTCGTCCATCTCGCACATCATGGTCGACGAGTACCAGGACACCAATCTGGTCCAGGCCCGGCTGGTGCGCCTGCTGACCAAGCCGGGGGACGAGCGGCCCAACGTCATGGCCGTGGGCGACGACGCCCAGTCCATCTACGCCTTCCGCGGCGCCAACGTGAAGAACATCCTGGACTTCCCGAAGACATTTCCCGGCGCCAGGGTCGTCAAGCTGGAGCAGAACTACCGCTCCACCCAGCCCATCCTGGAACTGACCAACGCCATCCTCGACGGCTTCCGCGAAAAGTTCTGCAAGCGCCTCTTTTCCGAGCGCACGGACTCGCGTCTGCCCGAGCACGTCCTGCCCTTCTCGGACCGCAGCCAGGCCCGCCTGGTCACGGCCAAGATCGCCGAACTGGCCCGCACCCACCCACTGGACCAGATCGCCGTGCTCTTCCGGGCGGGGTATCAATCATACCACGTCGAAGTGGAACTGAACAAGATCGCCCTGCCCTTCCGCAAGTACGGCGGCATCAAGTTCTCCGAGGCGGCGCACATCAAGGACGTGCTGGCCTGCCTGCGCCTGGGGCTGAACGCCTCGGACCTGCCGGCCTGGCAGCGGGTGCTTGGCAACGTGCCGGGCATCGGGCCCAAGAGCGCCCAGAAGATCCACCATGCGGCCATGATCAACGACCAGGCGTTCCTCAAGGCCCAGCGGACCAAGAAGCCGGAACTGGACGAACTCCTGCGCGTGCTGGACACCCTGCGCACCCAGGTCATGCGCCCCTCCACGGCCATCACCTTCGTGCTCGACTACTACCTGCCCGTCATGAAGGAACGGTTCCCCGACGACTACCCGCGCCGCGAGGCGGGCCTGGAGGAACTGACCCAGATCGCGCTGGGCTACGACGACATCCCCTCCTTCCTGGGAGACCTGAGCCTGGACAGCCCCGACGCCGAGGAGGCCCGCGGCCAAGCCGTGACCCTGTCCACAGTGCACTCGGCCAAGGGGCTGGAGTGGGACGCCGTGCTGGTCATCGACCTGGTCGAGGACCGCTTTCCCTCGCGTCACGCCATGAACGACAACGACGACTTCGAGGAGGAGCGGCGCCTCTTGTACGTGGCCTGCACCCGGGCCCGCGACAGCCTGACCCTCTTCTCCCCCGAGACCCTCTACAGCCGGGAACTCGCGGCCACCACACCGGCCCGGATCAGCCCCTTCCTGCAGGACATCCCCGCGCATCTGCTGTCCCGCTACCGGGAGCAGTTCACGGGCGGCGTCGGGCTGCAGACGACCCCGTCGCCAAGGACGCCCCTCAGACCGCAGACGACCCCAACGCCCTCGACCTGCGCCGAGGACTTCCCCGGCCAGGAGCCGCCCCGGGCCAGGCCCGAAGGCCACACTCCGGTCCAGGGCACCTACGCCCGGCACAAGATCTTCGGCCGCGGCAAGGTCGTGCAGCGGGTGGAGCCCAACAAGTACAAGATCAACTTCCCCGGCTTCGGGCTCAAGCTCATCATCGAGGACTTCGTGGAACTGGAATGA
- the tpx gene encoding thiol peroxidase, with protein sequence MIKRDNVVTFMGNPLTLVGPEITPGMAAPDFSVVDNDLGPVSLAALKGKVAIISAVPSLDTPVCDMETRRFNQEAQALGDKVKVLTVSMDLPFAQKRWCGNAGVANVQTVSDYQAASFGQAYGVLIDGLRLLARAIFVVDAAGKVAYVQVVPEVTHEPDYAAVLDAVKKLL encoded by the coding sequence ATGATCAAGAGAGATAACGTCGTGACGTTCATGGGCAACCCGCTGACCCTGGTCGGCCCCGAGATCACCCCCGGCATGGCGGCCCCGGATTTCTCCGTGGTCGACAACGACCTGGGCCCCGTGTCCCTGGCAGCCCTGAAAGGCAAGGTGGCCATCATTTCCGCCGTCCCGTCCCTGGACACCCCGGTTTGCGACATGGAGACGCGTCGCTTCAACCAGGAGGCCCAGGCCCTCGGCGACAAGGTCAAGGTGCTGACCGTGAGCATGGACCTGCCCTTCGCCCAGAAGCGCTGGTGCGGCAATGCCGGCGTGGCCAACGTGCAGACCGTCTCCGACTACCAGGCCGCATCCTTCGGCCAGGCCTACGGCGTGCTTATCGACGGCCTGCGTCTCCTGGCCCGGGCCATTTTCGTGGTCGATGCGGCGGGCAAGGTGGCCTACGTGCAGGTCGTGCCGGAAGTGACCCACGAACCCGACTACGCCGCGGTGCTCGATGCCGTGAAAAAGCTGCTGTAA
- a CDS encoding SulP family inorganic anion transporter encodes MSIRLLRFFPFLAWFPLSMLTVRADLMAGITGALILVPKAMAYAQLSGLPLYFGLYTAFVPAIVGALWGSSRQLATGPVAIVSLMTAAAITPLAVSNTPEYIGLALLLTFLVGLIQLLLGVLKLGTIVNFVSHPVILGFMNAAAIIIGLSQLDLILGIPKGRSDFFLKDIWEMLRLVSHTHLPTLGMALLGLTLLLGLKRVPALSKAGVLVAVVIATLVSAVVGYDKKSGAVLEDIVTPQARGLVAEYEATSGRMKEVAALIADTSARKRQADKDGQVWAAAGLRHQVELARLDMRSLERRHNELLRGVRQLRFVRPEGMDSGPLYEEGEVPGDVVPDGRAWHIKAIDGGVMKLAGGGEVVGAVPAGLPSLQFPAMNLDAALQLLSAALIIALVAFMESISMAKAMASKARQHIDPNQELIGQGLANIGGSFFQAYPACGSFTGSAINLQAGARTGLAMVFNGLFVAVTLLFFTPWLYHLPKAVLAVIIILAVVGLLTPHAFVHTWRANRGDGAVAAVTFVVTLLAAPHLDRGVIVGAVLSVCLYLYRTMSPRVAILGRYADGTLRDVHVHPGLATSHRVTVLRFDGSLYFANVAHFEDAVLKAVADHREAKYLLVVGDAINFLDSSGEEMLQSLVGQLREAGVEPVFSGLKRQVLDVMRATSLYERIGDENIFATECQALKDIFQRLGEKVEDDALFDHVKAMVC; translated from the coding sequence ATGTCGATCAGGCTTTTGCGCTTCTTTCCCTTTCTGGCGTGGTTTCCCCTGTCCATGCTGACGGTGCGGGCCGACCTCATGGCCGGCATCACCGGGGCCCTGATCCTGGTGCCCAAGGCCATGGCCTATGCCCAGCTCTCGGGTCTGCCTCTCTACTTCGGGCTCTACACGGCCTTCGTGCCGGCCATCGTCGGCGCCCTGTGGGGGTCGTCCCGGCAGCTCGCAACGGGTCCCGTGGCCATCGTCTCCCTCATGACGGCCGCCGCGATCACGCCCCTGGCCGTGTCCAACACCCCGGAATACATCGGCCTGGCCCTGCTGCTGACCTTCCTCGTGGGCCTCATCCAGCTGCTGCTGGGCGTGCTCAAGCTCGGGACCATCGTCAATTTCGTGTCCCACCCCGTGATCCTCGGGTTCATGAACGCCGCGGCCATTATCATCGGCCTGTCCCAGCTGGATCTGATCCTGGGCATCCCCAAGGGGCGCAGCGACTTTTTCCTGAAGGATATCTGGGAGATGCTGCGGCTCGTCTCCCACACGCATCTGCCCACCCTGGGCATGGCTCTGCTGGGCCTGACCCTGCTTCTCGGGCTGAAGAGGGTTCCCGCCCTGTCCAAGGCCGGCGTCCTCGTGGCCGTGGTTATTGCCACGCTGGTCAGTGCCGTGGTCGGGTACGACAAGAAGAGCGGCGCCGTCCTGGAGGATATCGTCACGCCCCAGGCCCGCGGACTGGTCGCCGAATATGAGGCGACGAGCGGACGCATGAAGGAGGTGGCCGCGCTCATCGCCGACACCTCCGCCCGCAAGCGTCAGGCGGACAAGGACGGGCAGGTCTGGGCCGCGGCCGGCCTGCGGCATCAGGTCGAACTGGCCAGGCTGGATATGCGCTCCCTGGAGCGGCGGCACAACGAACTGCTGCGCGGCGTGCGTCAGCTGCGTTTCGTGCGTCCCGAAGGCATGGACTCGGGGCCGCTGTATGAGGAGGGGGAGGTGCCCGGCGACGTGGTGCCCGACGGACGGGCCTGGCACATCAAGGCCATCGACGGCGGCGTCATGAAGCTCGCCGGCGGCGGCGAGGTGGTCGGCGCGGTACCGGCGGGACTGCCGTCCCTGCAGTTCCCGGCCATGAATCTCGACGCGGCGCTGCAGCTCCTGTCCGCGGCCCTGATCATCGCCCTGGTGGCCTTCATGGAGTCCATCTCCATGGCCAAGGCCATGGCCAGCAAGGCCAGGCAGCACATCGACCCCAACCAGGAGCTCATCGGGCAGGGCCTGGCCAACATCGGCGGTTCGTTCTTCCAGGCCTATCCGGCCTGCGGCTCCTTCACGGGATCGGCCATCAACCTCCAGGCCGGGGCCAGGACCGGACTGGCCATGGTCTTCAACGGCCTGTTCGTGGCCGTGACCCTGCTCTTCTTTACGCCCTGGCTCTACCATCTGCCCAAGGCCGTACTGGCCGTGATCATCATCCTGGCCGTCGTCGGCCTGCTGACCCCCCACGCCTTCGTCCACACCTGGCGGGCCAACCGCGGGGACGGCGCGGTCGCGGCCGTGACCTTCGTCGTGACCCTCCTGGCCGCGCCGCACCTGGACCGGGGCGTCATTGTCGGCGCGGTCCTGTCCGTCTGTCTCTACCTGTACCGGACCATGTCCCCGCGCGTGGCCATCCTCGGGCGCTACGCCGACGGCACCCTGCGCGACGTGCACGTCCATCCCGGCCTGGCCACGTCACACAGGGTCACGGTCCTGCGCTTCGACGGCTCCCTCTATTTCGCCAACGTGGCGCATTTCGAGGACGCGGTGCTCAAGGCCGTGGCCGACCACCGCGAGGCCAAGTACCTGCTGGTCGTCGGGGACGCCATCAATTTCCTGGACTCTTCGGGCGAGGAGATGCTGCAAAGCCTGGTGGGGCAGCTCAGGGAGGCGGGCGTGGAGCCCGTGTTCTCGGGCCTCAAGCGGCAGGTTCTGGACGTCATGCGGGCCACGAGCCTCTACGAGCGCATCGGGGACGAGAACATCTTCGCCACGGAATGCCAGGCCCTGAAGGATATTTTTCAGCGGCTCGGCGAGAAGGTCGAGGACGACGCCCTGTTCGACCACGTCAAGGCCATGGTCTGCTGA
- a CDS encoding HU family DNA-binding protein has product MTKAELVAKMAEKAGLTKANAERALTEFLKAVQETLVTEKKMTLTGFGTFVVEERQARTGRNPRTGEELKIPACKVVKFRPGKELKEAIK; this is encoded by the coding sequence ATGACGAAAGCTGAATTGGTTGCCAAGATGGCGGAAAAGGCCGGATTGACCAAGGCGAACGCCGAGCGTGCCCTTACCGAATTTCTGAAGGCCGTCCAGGAGACCCTGGTGACTGAAAAGAAGATGACCCTGACCGGCTTCGGCACCTTCGTGGTCGAAGAGCGCCAGGCTCGCACCGGCCGCAATCCCCGCACCGGCGAAGAACTGAAGATTCCCGCCTGCAAGGTCGTCAAGTTCCGCCCCGGCAAGGAACTGAAAGAAGCCATCAAGTAA
- a CDS encoding alkaline phosphatase family protein has translation MHSSRLVFLGLDGLPWSLAGTLCAQGLLPNLSAVVASPHCKAISAELPELSPVNWTSMFTASPPGHHGVFGFTHMDPQSYELRFTDFTHVHGPTIFERLAEAGLFSKVVNMPNLAPVRPMRAVLVAGFPASALEGAVHPPALAGILADHGYTVEADTVRGATDPAFLLEELHRTLACREKALELLWPDMSWDLFFLVLTETDRLGHFLFPALTEPFHPWRSEALRFMAAWDRLVGRVLGMYEALSGPKRLVIMADHGFTSLVQEVDLNAWLAERGLLRLSRPPGSEWDTDAIDPGARAFALDPGRIYLHTKGRFARGTLTRAEAERLVPELMRALSGLTWHGRRVVRSVLRGSDLYHGPQAHLAPDLILVPEAGFDLKGKFGRPGVFGHFGRQGMHTADDVFFYDSMGAGARTPTDVGRLILEHYGLPATILEN, from the coding sequence ATGCATTCTTCCCGACTGGTTTTCCTCGGGCTGGACGGCCTGCCCTGGTCCCTGGCCGGCACACTGTGCGCCCAGGGGCTGCTGCCGAACCTCTCGGCCGTCGTCGCCTCGCCGCACTGCAAGGCCATTTCCGCCGAACTGCCCGAACTCTCGCCCGTGAACTGGACCAGCATGTTCACCGCAAGCCCCCCGGGCCATCACGGCGTCTTCGGCTTCACGCACATGGACCCGCAGAGCTACGAACTGCGGTTCACGGATTTCACCCATGTGCACGGTCCGACCATCTTTGAACGGCTGGCCGAAGCCGGGCTCTTCTCCAAGGTCGTGAACATGCCCAACCTGGCCCCGGTGCGGCCCATGCGGGCCGTGCTTGTGGCGGGCTTCCCGGCAAGCGCCTTGGAAGGCGCCGTGCATCCCCCGGCCCTGGCGGGCATCCTGGCGGACCACGGCTACACGGTCGAGGCCGACACCGTGCGCGGGGCCACGGACCCGGCCTTCCTGCTGGAAGAACTTCACCGTACCCTGGCCTGCCGGGAAAAGGCCCTGGAACTCCTGTGGCCGGACATGTCCTGGGATCTTTTCTTCCTCGTGCTGACGGAAACGGACCGTCTGGGGCATTTCCTCTTCCCGGCCCTGACGGAGCCCTTCCATCCCTGGCGCTCCGAGGCCCTGCGTTTCATGGCCGCCTGGGACCGGCTCGTCGGGAGGGTGCTTGGCATGTACGAGGCCCTGTCCGGGCCCAAACGCCTCGTGATCATGGCCGACCACGGCTTCACCTCCCTCGTGCAGGAAGTGGACCTCAACGCCTGGCTCGCGGAGCGGGGACTGCTGCGCCTGTCCCGCCCGCCCGGCAGCGAGTGGGACACCGACGCCATCGACCCCGGCGCCAGGGCCTTCGCCCTTGACCCGGGGCGCATCTACCTGCACACGAAGGGTCGATTCGCCCGCGGCACGCTGACACGCGCCGAGGCCGAGCGGCTCGTGCCGGAACTCATGCGGGCCCTGTCCGGGCTGACCTGGCACGGGCGCAGGGTCGTCCGCAGCGTCCTGCGCGGGTCAGACCTCTACCACGGCCCCCAGGCCCACCTGGCCCCGGACCTGATCCTGGTTCCCGAGGCCGGTTTCGACCTCAAGGGCAAATTCGGCAGGCCGGGCGTCTTCGGACACTTTGGACGCCAGGGCATGCACACGGCCGACGACGTGTTCTTCTACGACTCCATGGGCGCGGGAGCCCGCACGCCCACCGACGTCGGCCGCCTGATCCTCGAACATTACGGCCTCCCCGCCACCATCCTGGAAAACTGA
- a CDS encoding DUF2062 domain-containing protein, with protein MERIWVKIARLSRYTYLRIVRIKAPAESIALGLALGVFAGALPLLSLQMAIAVALALLLRGNVIAAALGTWWSNPFNWAIVFPLFYLLGKVFVPVDVTPLSIAEFIHLPLLELLQRGWQWLLITTLGGAIAGIPMSIATYFITLRAVRIFHDRRAMRKLERQRRVLRRG; from the coding sequence ATGGAAAGAATCTGGGTCAAGATCGCTCGTCTGAGCCGTTACACCTACCTCCGCATCGTGCGCATCAAGGCTCCGGCCGAGTCCATCGCCCTGGGCCTGGCCCTGGGCGTCTTCGCCGGGGCCCTGCCTTTGCTGTCCTTGCAGATGGCCATCGCAGTGGCCCTGGCCCTGCTGCTGCGCGGGAACGTCATCGCTGCGGCCCTCGGCACGTGGTGGAGCAATCCGTTCAATTGGGCCATCGTCTTTCCCCTCTTCTACCTGCTCGGAAAGGTCTTTGTGCCCGTTGACGTCACGCCCCTGAGCATCGCCGAATTCATTCATCTGCCTCTGCTGGAACTCCTGCAGCGCGGTTGGCAATGGCTGCTCATCACCACCCTGGGAGGCGCCATCGCCGGCATCCCCATGTCCATTGCGACCTATTTCATCACCCTGCGCGCCGTGCGCATCTTTCACGACAGGCGCGCCATGCGGAAGCTGGAACGCCAGCGTCGGGTGCTGCGCCGTGGCTAG
- the tsaA gene encoding tRNA (N6-threonylcarbamoyladenosine(37)-N6)-methyltransferase TrmO, which translates to MNPSIVGIVHSHLRTREECPKHGDTALLPVWIEIMPEFEPAATDLQIGDAVVVLTWMHQGDRSVLRCHPRGNRDLPMRGIFSTRSPDRPTPIGLHNVRITGREGLRMQVHPLEVIDGTPVIDIKPDNSAAPGREEFPSLVNPDTGRAIIEAGRDGWLRGLFAGFNGNISVRQGSRVVITATGSAKGHLSPRDLAVVDLESGDALSSAQASSELSVHLEIYRNQPAAQAIVHTHPPKLIALSLRGKGSLLQLPLYEGQVFATKLTRIPSEIPGTPELGESAGQAARYFQAVFMDDHGLVCWGGSMTQALGLSEELESLAAIALAR; encoded by the coding sequence ATGAACCCCAGCATCGTCGGCATCGTCCACTCCCACCTGCGCACCCGCGAGGAATGTCCCAAACACGGGGACACGGCCCTGCTCCCGGTCTGGATCGAGATCATGCCCGAATTCGAACCGGCGGCCACGGACCTCCAGATCGGCGACGCCGTCGTCGTGCTGACCTGGATGCACCAGGGCGACCGCTCCGTGCTGCGCTGCCACCCCCGGGGCAACCGCGACCTGCCCATGCGCGGCATCTTCTCCACCCGCTCCCCGGACCGGCCCACGCCCATCGGCCTGCACAACGTGCGCATCACCGGGCGCGAAGGTCTGCGCATGCAGGTCCATCCCCTGGAAGTCATCGACGGCACGCCCGTCATCGACATCAAGCCGGACAATTCCGCGGCCCCCGGCCGGGAGGAATTTCCGTCCCTGGTCAACCCGGACACCGGACGGGCCATCATCGAGGCGGGCCGCGACGGCTGGCTGCGCGGGCTCTTCGCCGGGTTCAACGGCAACATCAGCGTGCGTCAGGGTTCCCGGGTGGTCATCACCGCCACGGGCAGCGCCAAGGGCCACCTTTCGCCCCGGGACTTGGCCGTGGTCGATCTTGAGAGCGGCGACGCCCTGTCGTCGGCGCAGGCCTCTTCGGAGCTGTCCGTGCACCTGGAAATCTACCGCAACCAGCCGGCGGCCCAGGCCATCGTGCATACCCACCCCCCGAAGCTCATCGCCCTGTCCCTGCGCGGCAAGGGGTCCCTGCTGCAGTTGCCCCTCTACGAAGGGCAGGTCTTCGCCACCAAGCTGACCCGCATCCCATCCGAAATACCCGGCACGCCGGAACTCGGGGAATCCGCGGGACAGGCCGCCCGCTATTTCCAGGCCGTGTTCATGGACGACCACGGACTGGTCTGCTGGGGCGGAAGCATGACCCAGGCCCTGGGCCTGTCCGAAGAACTGGAGAGCCTGGCCGCCATCGCCCTGGCCCGCTGA
- a CDS encoding universal stress protein, which translates to MNRFSTSLLGEAKTLLLATDGSNYSDGAVQEAVFFGQACQARVVVLHVVRIDTESLKSANSKVTRRQQEIAPYMEGVRRMARDSGVECETVVVGSSVPEHAIVEQARMRGVDVILMGRHGRAGRLYLMVGSMTSKVIGLGFPMVLVLPKDSLLTGTHVLVAVEDSPSSRLAVEEALSLGMCCVTLQRLTFVAVARRESGLGAARKMVEDVCARGREKWPHLQFEAVADVGHPSNVIVRAAEERGVDMIMIGGVNGSRLPRMFTGRVTKEVCGWAHCAVLVVTA; encoded by the coding sequence ATGAACCGCTTCTCCACCAGTCTCCTTGGCGAGGCCAAAACCCTGCTGCTGGCCACGGACGGCTCGAACTACAGCGACGGCGCCGTCCAGGAGGCCGTCTTTTTCGGGCAGGCCTGCCAGGCCAGGGTCGTCGTGCTGCATGTCGTCAGGATCGATACGGAGTCCCTGAAGTCCGCCAATTCCAAGGTTACGCGCAGGCAGCAGGAGATCGCGCCCTACATGGAGGGAGTCCGCAGAATGGCCAGGGACAGCGGGGTGGAGTGCGAGACCGTGGTCGTCGGGTCGTCGGTTCCGGAGCACGCCATCGTCGAACAGGCGCGCATGCGCGGGGTGGACGTCATCCTTATGGGCCGCCACGGCCGCGCCGGCCGGCTGTACCTCATGGTCGGTAGCATGACCTCCAAGGTCATCGGCCTGGGTTTCCCCATGGTCCTCGTGTTGCCCAAGGATTCCCTGCTGACCGGGACGCATGTCCTCGTGGCCGTGGAGGATTCGCCGAGCAGCCGGCTGGCCGTGGAGGAGGCCCTGAGCCTGGGGATGTGCTGCGTGACCCTGCAGCGTCTGACCTTCGTGGCCGTGGCCAGACGCGAGAGCGGCCTCGGCGCGGCCCGCAAGATGGTCGAGGACGTCTGCGCGCGGGGCCGGGAGAAGTGGCCGCACCTGCAGTTCGAAGCCGTGGCCGACGTCGGGCACCCCTCGAACGTCATCGTCCGGGCCGCCGAGGAGCGCGGGGTGGACATGATCATGATCGGCGGGGTCAACGGCAGTCGGCTGCCGAGGATGTTCACGGGCCGCGTGACCAAGGAGGTCTGCGGCTGGGCGCACTGCGCCGTGCTGGTGGTCACTGCTTGA
- the rsmA gene encoding 16S rRNA (adenine(1518)-N(6)/adenine(1519)-N(6))-dimethyltransferase RsmA has protein sequence MASSGFSQPKRSLGQNFLSDPNICRRIVAAAELGPGDPVLEIGPGRGALTSVLVGHAGPVMALEKDSHLVRFIRQEFPRVGVVHADGLEFCWEGTGGLPGLTLVGNLPYNVASPMIWEMVHRCRSWKTMLFMVQKEVALRLTARAGSRTYGALSAWVGNFVRAEYVFTVPPHVFTPRPKVDSAIVRFRPRPDPALSEAAALSRLLKVLFQQRRKQLGTILKAYWSEAIEDWCGQAGVDRRVRPEDLDPDLLRRLAPLIVCGNGGERDPKSPRT, from the coding sequence GTGGCTAGCTCCGGGTTTTCACAGCCCAAGAGGTCCCTGGGGCAGAATTTCCTGTCCGACCCCAACATATGCCGTCGCATCGTGGCCGCGGCCGAACTCGGCCCCGGAGACCCGGTCCTGGAGATCGGCCCGGGACGGGGCGCCCTGACCAGCGTTTTGGTCGGGCACGCCGGGCCGGTCATGGCCCTGGAGAAGGACTCGCACCTGGTGCGCTTCATCCGGCAGGAGTTTCCGCGCGTCGGCGTGGTGCACGCCGACGGCCTCGAATTCTGCTGGGAGGGTACGGGCGGGCTGCCCGGCCTGACCCTTGTCGGCAACCTGCCGTACAACGTGGCTTCGCCCATGATCTGGGAGATGGTCCACCGCTGCCGTTCCTGGAAGACTATGCTCTTCATGGTCCAGAAGGAGGTGGCCCTGCGGCTCACGGCCCGGGCCGGGAGCAGGACCTACGGCGCCCTTTCGGCCTGGGTCGGCAATTTCGTGCGGGCCGAGTACGTGTTCACCGTCCCCCCGCACGTCTTCACCCCGCGACCCAAGGTCGACTCGGCCATCGTGCGCTTCAGGCCACGGCCGGACCCGGCCCTCTCGGAAGCCGCCGCCCTGTCGCGCCTGCTCAAGGTTCTGTTCCAGCAACGCCGCAAGCAGCTCGGCACCATCCTCAAGGCGTACTGGTCCGAAGCCATCGAGGACTGGTGCGGGCAGGCGGGCGTGGACCGGCGCGTTCGGCCCGAGGACCTGGACCCCGATCTGCTGCGCAGGCTGGCGCCGTTGATCGTGTGCGGAAATGGGGGGGAGCGGGACCCGAAAAGCCCGAGAACGTAG
- a CDS encoding ferritin, with amino-acid sequence MLSPKMEKALNDQINAEMFSAYLYLAMVAYFQDKNLSGFANWMTVQNQEESFHAMKFFRYVAERGGRVTLGAIDKPQFEWESPLAAMEAAQQHEAYITGRINDLMNLAIKEKDHASANFLNWFVAEQVEEEDSVNEVVQKLRMVGSNGGGLFMMDRDMATRVFTPPVE; translated from the coding sequence ATGCTCAGTCCCAAGATGGAAAAAGCCCTGAACGATCAGATCAACGCGGAAATGTTCTCCGCCTACCTCTACCTGGCCATGGTGGCCTACTTCCAGGACAAGAACCTGAGCGGCTTCGCCAACTGGATGACCGTCCAGAACCAGGAGGAGTCGTTCCACGCCATGAAGTTCTTCAGGTACGTCGCGGAGCGCGGCGGGCGCGTGACGCTCGGCGCCATCGACAAGCCCCAGTTCGAGTGGGAGAGCCCCCTGGCGGCCATGGAGGCGGCACAGCAGCACGAGGCCTACATCACCGGCCGCATCAACGACCTCATGAACCTGGCCATCAAGGAGAAGGATCACGCCTCGGCCAACTTCCTGAACTGGTTCGTGGCGGAGCAGGTCGAGGAGGAGGACAGCGTGAACGAGGTCGTGCAGAAGCTGCGCATGGTCGGCTCTAACGGCGGGGGGCTGTTCATGATGGACCGCGACATGGCCACCCGCGTCTTCACTCCCCCGGTGGAATAG